DNA sequence from the Caulobacter segnis genome:
AAAGCGCGGTGAAGCCATTCAGCGGCTTGGCGGTCATGGTGGCTATAGCTGATAAAGGCCTTGTATCGCTGTCGGTTTTCCATTCCCGCCGCCCCCGCTCGACAGCGAAGGACCGTAGTCGATGACCGTGATTCCTTCATCATCCTCGCGCGCGCCGAACACCGCGACGGTCGAGGACTACCGGACCAACAAGCTGTTCCGTCACATGTCTCGCCAAGAGGTCGAGGCGTTGGGAGCCCAGATCGAACACCTCCGCTACGGCAAGGGCGAGATGATCGTCCAGCGGCGGGACGAGGATGGCGGGATCTACCTGCTGGTGGACGGCATCCTGCTGGCCAATCTCTACGCGCGGTCGGGGCGCGAGGTCGGCTACCGGCGCATCCTGCCCGGCGGCTATTTCGGCGAGATCTCCGCCATCGACGGCCTGCCGCGCTCGGTCAACATCGTGGCGCTGGAAGACGTGCGGCTGGTGCGCCTGCCCCAGCGCCTGGTGCTGCGCCTGTTCGAGGAGTCGCCGCGCTTCATGCGGGCCCTGCTGGAAGACATGGCCAGCCTGACCCGCGCCCTGACCGACCGCCTGTTCGAGCTGACCGCCGTGTCGGTGGCCTGCCGCGTCGACATCGAGCTGCTGCGCATGGCCACGGCCGCCGGCGGCGATGGCGAGACGGCGGTGATCCACCCCTGCCCCACCCATGCCGAGCTGGCGGTGCTGGTCGGCAGCCAGCGCGAGCCGGTGACCCGCGAGCTGAACCGGCTGGCCAGCCTGAACATCGTCCGCCAGAGCGGCCGCACCCTGAAGATCCTCGACATGGCCGCCCTCGCCGACGAGGTCGAGCGGATCGGCGGCGAGCTGTAGCGTCCTATCTTCCGAACCAGGACGGCTTCACCTCGAACTTCAGGTCCAGCGGATCGGGCGCGCCGGGATAGTAGTCGGTGCTGATGATCTGCGCGCCGGACCGCTCGGCCGATTGCAGGCGGGTCAGGTCGTGGTTGCGAGCCTCGGTGGTGTCGGCGTCGCTGCGGGTGCGGACCAGGAAGCCCTGGGCGACCAAGGCCTTGATGCGGTTCTCCTCCGGACGCGGATCCTGGATGTTGAACACCGCCGCCTCGGCCTCGGTCTCGGCGTAGAGGCCAAACAGCGCCCGGCCCTTCAGCGACGGATGGCCGGCGCGATAGGCGTCCTCGACGCGCGGATTGGCGTCCAGCACCAGCAGCACCTTGCCCTTGGCGCCGTCGACGGTCGGCCAGCCGCCGGCGGTCACGCGCTCGCGCAGGGTGGCCCTGGCGCCGCGCACGTCGTCGGGCGCGATGATCCGGTCGCGGCCGAAGGCCTTCACGGCGTCGGCGTCGATCCCGGCGAGGTCGGCCTCGGTCCAGAGCGGCGGATTCGGAATGGCCGGCGTGTTGAACGGTTCTTCCTTGGTGTTGACGAAGATCACGATCGGGGCGTGGCCGGGATGGGCCCTGGACCAGGTCGCGACCTCGGCGAAGCAGTCGGACAGCCGCAGGCACAGGGTGCGGCTGTCGATCACGGGCGCGTGCAGCACCTTGGCGCCGGGCTGCTTCATGATCGCGCTCTTGGCCGGGTCGCTGGCGTACGGCGCGGCGTAGAGGCCGCCCGTCGCGTCGGCGTAGGGATCGAACTCCAGCTGGCGGATACCCAGGTCCAGCTGCGCCTGGATCGGCGGGTGGCCATATTCGACGCCGCGCGAGCGCTCGCCCATCACCTGGCGCTGGTGGACCATGGCCTCCGGGTCCAGCGCCGGCCGGTAGCTGTTGTGCGAGCCCAGCCAGCGCAGGCTGTTGATCTTCGCCGGCTCGGCGGCCTGGCTTGCGAAGGCGGCGACCGACAAGGCGACGGCGAGGATCAGCGTGCGCATGGAGGCCTCGTGGGAAGAAGGAAAGGCGCGGGCCGACCTTCGTTGGCCGGCCCGCGTGAAGTGGACGGCCCTCGTCGCGAGAGGGCCGCCGGGGATGGGGATAGGCCTAGAACTTGCCGCGGAGGGTCAGCGAAACCGTGCGGCCCCAGTGATAGATCTCCATCGGCTGGTCCTTGGTCTTGCCGTACAGGTAGCGGATCTCGTTGCTGAGGTTCGAACCCTCCAGGGTCACCGCGTATTGCGGGGTGATCTGGTACGAGAGCGAGCCGTCCAGCGAGCCGTAGGCGTCGACATAGGATTGGGCCGTGGTGGTGCTGCCGATCGACGACAGGTAGCGCGAGCGCCAGAACCAGCCAAGGCGGGCGCTGATCGGGCCCTTCTCGTAGTAGCCGACCAGGTTCCAGCTGCGCTTGGACAGGCCGACCAGGTCGTCCTTGATCTGACGGTTGCCGGCGAAGTAGTTCGCCTTGCTGTCCACCAGGGTGACCGAGGCCTGCACGCCCAGGCCGTCGAGCAGGCCGGGCAGGAACGACAGCTGCTGGTTATAGGCCGCCTCGAAGCCCTTGATCTCGGCGTCGCCGCCGTTGACGCTGGTCGACAGCAGGATGTCGCCGCGGCCGGGCACCTGGATCGTGGTGTTCTGGGCGGTGATGTAGTCGTCCATCTTCTTGACGAAGATCGCGCCGGTCACGGCCGTGGTCGGGGCCGGGTACCATTCCAGCGAGGCGTCGTACTGGTCGGCCAGGAACGGGTTCAGGTCCGGGTTGCCGCCCGAGGCCGTCGGCGAGTCGCGTGAGACGCTGATGCGCGGGGCGCTGTCGGTGACGTTCGGACGATTGACGACGCGCGACGCGGCGAAGCGGGCGATCAGGTCGTCACGCAGCTCGACCTTGACGTTCAGGCTGGGCAGCCAGTTGCTGTATTCCTTCAGGTAACCGACCGGCACCGGCGTCGAGCCGCTGGTCAGCGTGCCCGAGGCCAACTGCTTGGTCTTGGCGTAGCGGACGCCCAGATTGCCGCTGACCGGCAGGCCGCCGAGGTCGAACTTGAAGTCGCCGCGCACATAGGCGCTGTGGATCTTCTGGTCGACGATGAACGAGTTGCGCAGGTCGGCCGCCGACCACGGCTGGGCCGCGACGGCCGCCGTGTAGAGCTTGTTGTAGTAGGCGTCGCTGGTGGGCGTGACCCAGGTGCGCGGCGTATTGCCCGAGAAGTCCGACAGGAAGCCGGAGAACGGCATGGTCTCGTAGAAGCTGGAGCCCAGGGTCGTCAGCGGCACGTTGAGAATGTCGTTCAGCACCCAGTCGCGACGCAGATAGGTGCGGTTCAGATTGTGCTGCTCGGCGCCGAACGCGATCTTGGTGAACCAGCCCGAGAACACGCGCGAGCCGTCCAGGCGGAAGGTCTCGTCGGTGTCGCGCGAGTCCTTCCACGTGTAGTCGAACGCCTGACCGACGAAGTTGGCCGGGTTGGTGTAGTCGACCGTCGTGGTCAGCTGCGGGATCGCCGTGTAGCCGCGCGAGAAGTCGTAGGTCAGCGGCGCGAAGAAGGCGATGCGGTCGCGCGTCGTGGCCTTGCCGTCCGGGTGATAGCTGCGGGCGCGCGAATAGCCGTACTCGGCGTTGAACGCCCAGGCGCCGGGGGTCCAGGCCTGCTTGATCCCGAAGACCGCCAGGTCGTGGCGGTTCAGGCTGGTCTCGCGCGAGGCCATCCAGCGGACGTTGTTGATCGTCGCGCCGACCACGGTGTCGCCGACGACCTTCTGGCTGCCGGCCACGAACTGCGGCGTCGCGAAGGTGCTGTCGTCCGGATAGATGTCGAGGCCGAACTCGTCGTAGTCGACGTCCAGGCGGGTGACGAGCACGTCGACGTCGGTCTGGAAGTCGCCGTTCGGCTTCCACTGGCCCGAGACGGCGCCCGAATACAGCTTGCGGTGCTCGGTCTCGATGGTCGGGCGGGTGCGCGAGGGCGTGTAGAAGCCGCTGCCCAGCACCGACTTGAACTTATCGAGGTTCCAGCCGACCTGGTACAGGCGGTCGTTGCGCACGTGGCGCTCGTCGTACAGGCCCGAAGCCAGGACGCCGAGGGTGTTGTCGGCGTTGGTCCAGCTGCCCAGGCCCGAGAACGACGGGTCGGCCTTCTTGCGCACGTCGTTATAGGTCTCGCGCACCGAGAAGGCGGCCTTCCTGCCCAGGTCGAACGGCTTGAAGGTCTTGATGTTGATATTACCGCCCAGGGCGCCCTCGTCCATGTCGGCGGTCGGGGTCTTCACCACCTCGATCTGCGAGATCAGCTCGGCGGGCAGCACCTCGAAGCGGAACTGGCGGCCCTTGGCGCCGCCGTTCTCGATCAGGTCGTTGACGGCGATCGAGCGGCCGTTCAGCTCGGTGTACTGGAACTGCGGCCCCAGGCCCCGGACGCTGACATAGAGGCCCGCGCCGCGCTGGCGGTCGATGGTGACGCCGGTGACCAGTTGCAGCGCCTCGGCGGCGTTGCGGGTCGGGAATTTACCGATGTCCTCGGCGTTGACGGCGTCCAGGCCGTACTCGGCGTTACGCTTCAGCTGAGCGGCGGCCTGCAGGCTCTTGCCGTACGAGGTGACGACAATCTCCTCGACCGCGTCGGCGGCGGGTTCGGCGGCGGCCGGCGCGGCGGCGACCTCGGCGGCCCGGACCTGGCCCGCGGCCAGGGCGGCGAAGGCGAGGACGGCGACGGCGCCCGCGCAGCGCGCGCCCCGGACCTTCGAATTGAACTTCGAGCTGGACATCTATCCCCCGATCTTTTGCTGAACCCGCAGGGAGGCGGGTCAGGGCAGAAGAACGAGGGCCAGGCGCCGGCCCCTCAGTCGGGAACCGGTGAATTATTTGCGACGATCCTGTTGAAAACTCTATATTTTATCCGCGTTCGGAGAATTTGGCGGAGGGTCTGGAAACCGGTGAGACGATCAGGTCGCCCCCGGCCGTGGTCTGGGCCCGCACCGGCAGCAGGGCCTCCAGCGCCGCGCCGACGTCGTCCATGCGCTCGATAGGCAGCGAGCCCGACAGTCGTAGACGCGCCAGGGACGGATCGGTCAACGCGACCCGCCGCCCGGACACCCGCGACAGGCGCTCCGCCGCCTCGGCCAGGCTGGCGTCGGCCAGCACCACGCGGCCGTCGGTCCAGGCCGCGTCGCTCCTGACGTCACCCGCCTGGGCGGCGCCGCCGACGTCCGAGGCCCCGACATAGCGCTGGCCAGGGACCAGCAGCACGCTCGGCGCGCCGGGCTGGCTGACGCGCAGCGAGCCCTGGACCAGGGACACGGTCAGCCGCGCGCCGCCGGCCACGTTGAACCGCGTGCCCAGCACCGTCAGTGTCCGGCCCGAGGCGGCGACCGCGAACGGCCGGCGCTTGTCGTGGGTCACCTCGAAGAAGCCGTCGCCGGCCTCCAGCGACACGTCGCGCGCGCGCCGCGAGAAGCGCGTCGTCAGGCGGCCGCCCGGACTGAGCACCACATGGCTGCCGTCGGCCAGGGTCAGGCGCGCGGCGGCGTGCGCGGGCGCGGCGTAGGTCTCGACCTGGGGCTGGGCGTTCAGCGCCACGCCCACGACTAGGGCGGCGGCCAGCAGGCCAAGACCGGCCAACAGCGGACGGCGTTCCGGCCGCGCCTTGCGACCGACGCTTCGGCGCAGGGCGCGCACGGTCGGGTCCTCGGCGGCCAGGCCCATGGCCAGCCAGACCTCGCGGGTGCGGGCGACCTCCTCGCGGGCCTCGGCGGAGCCGGCTTCCCAGGCGTCCAGCGCGGTCCGCTCGGCCGTGGTCAGCGGGCGCGTCAGGCTGGCCGCCAGCAGGCGGCGCGGGTCCATGTCGTCACTAGGCGTCATGCGAAACCTCGATCGCTTCGCGCAGACGCGCCAGGGCGTTCATCATGTGCTTCTCGACGGCGCTGATCGACAGGTTCAGGCGCGCCGCCGCCTCGGCCTGGGTCAGGTTCTCGAACCGGCAAAGCACGAACACCGCGCGGGCGTTCGGGTGCAGGTCGTCCAGGGCCGCAACCAGCAAGGCCAGCCGCTCGCGTCCAGCCAGGGTCGCCTCGGCGGTCGGCTCGTCGGCGGGCAGGGCTGGGTCGACCTCGACATGGCGGCCTCGCTGCCGCGACCGCTGGTGGCGCTCGTGGTCGATAAGAGCGTTGGAGGCGACCGTGAACACCAGCCCGTCCGGATTGCCCCAGTGCAGGCGCGAGAACCGCTGCGACAGCCGCATGAAGACCTCCTGCGTCAGGTCCTCGGCGTCCTCGACCCCGACCGACCGACGCTGGAAGAAGCGCAGCAGCGGACGACGGTAGCGTGACACCAGCGCCTCGAAGCGCGGCGCCTCCATCGGCGGATTGGCCTCCACCGCCTCGCTGGGCCCGTCGGGCAGGTCGGCGCGGGTTCCCGCCGCGCCACGGAAGGTCAGAACGCCCATCTCATCCTCGCGGACAGGTACCGGCCCCAGTGATGGATCTCCATCGGCTGGTCGCGGCTCTCGCCATAGACGTAGCGGCGGGCGTCGGTCAGGTTGACGCCCTCCAGGGAAAGGGTGGCGCGGCGGTCGATCCGCCACGAGGCCGCGCCGTCCAGCGAGCCGAACGCGGCCGTGGTCGCCGGGGCGGTGATCGAGCTGCCGATCGAGGTCAGGTATGACCCCCGCCAATTGTAGCCGAGCCGCACCGAGCCCCGGCCCTTCTCGTAGAAAACCACGGCGCTGTAGGTCGAGCGCGACAGACCCATCAGCGCATTGCGGATCACCCGGTCGCCGGCGAAGTAGTTGGCCTGGCTGCGCACCAGGGTCGCCGAGCCCTGCACGCCCAGGCCGTCGAACGGCGCGGGCAAGTCGCGGAACACTTGGGCGAAGGTCAGCTCCACCCCCTGAATGCGCGCCTGCCCGCCGTTGACATTGGTCGACAGCAGCACCTGGCCGCGTCCCGGGACCTCGATGAAGGTGTTCTGGGCGGTGATGTAGTCGTCCAGCCGCCGGTCGAAGGCGGCAAGGGTCAGCGCGCCTCCCGATCGCGCGTACCACTCGATCGAGGCGTCCAGCTGGGTGGCCAGGAACGGGTCCAGCTCGGGATTGCCGCCGTTGGCCGTCGGGGTGTCGCGGGCGATGGTGATGCGCGGGGCGTTGTCGACCACGTTGGGCCGGCTGACCACCCGCGAGGCGGCCAGGCGCAGATAGAGCCTGTCGCGCAACTGGACCTTCAGGTTGGCGCTGGGCAGCCAGTCGCCGTACGCCTTGCGCCACTGCGCCGGCAGCGGGTCCGAGCCGCTGGACAAGACACCCTTGGACACCTGGCGGGTGGCCGCGTAGCGCAGGCCCAGATTGCCATCGATCGGCCAGCCGAGCGCGACGCCCTCGAAGTCCAGCCGGGCGTAGGCCGAGCGGATCTTTTCCTCGACCACGAACGAATTGCGCAGGTCCGCCGCCGTCGGCGGCCAGGCGGCGACCGCCGGGGTGTAGAGCAGGTCGTAAAAGGCCTGGGCGTTGGGTGCGACCCAGCGCCGGGGGAGGTCGGCGTCGACGCCCGACAGGAAGTCCGCGAACGGCGTCGATCCGTAGGCGGATGATCCAAGCCCGACCAGCGGCTGACCGACCAGCGTATCCAGCGTCCAGTCGCGCCGACGGTAGTCCCGCGAGCGCCGATGGCTCTCGACGCCCAGGCGCAAGGCGAACGCGCCGATGGGCCGCAGGAGGTCCAGCTTGGCGGTCTCGTCGACGTCGCGGGAGTCCTTGAAGGTGTAGTCGAACGACTGGCCGACATAGTTGGCGGGATCGGCGTAGTCGACGGTCGTCCGCAGATCGGGCCCGCCCGCCAGGCCATGGCTGAAGTCGTAGGTCAGCGGCGCGAAGAAGGCCACGCGGGCCCGCACCGTGCCCCGGCCGTCCGGGTGATAGCTGCGGGCCCGCGAATAGCCCCAGTCGCCGTCCAGCGTCCACGCGCCCCTTGCCCAGCGGCCGTGGGCGCCCACGGCGACCAGGTCGTGGCGGTTCAGGCTGATCTCGTGCGAGGCCATCCAGCGGACGTTGTCGATGGTCCCGGCCTGGACGGTGTCGCCCTTCACCCCCTGCGTGCCCGCCACGAAGCGCGGGCTCGAGACCGACGGATCGTCCGGATAGATGTCCAGGCCGTACTCGTCGTAGTGGGCGTCCAGTCGGGTGGCCAGCAGGTCCAGATCCAGGCTCAGGCCGTCCGTCGGCCGCCACTGCAGGGTAAAGTCGCCGGACGCCATCCGGCGGTCCTCCAGCTCGACGGTCGGCCGCGTGCGGGTCGGGGTGTAGAGGCCCGGTCCCAGTACCGACGTGAAGCGGTCGAGGTTCCAGCCAGTCTGGTAGAGGCGGTCGTTGCGGATCCGCCGCCGCTCGACCACGCCGCCGGCCAGCACGCCCAGGCGACCGCTGGCGTCGACCCAGCTCCACACTCCGGAGACCGACGGATCGACTTGGCCGGCCCGCCCCTCGGAGGCGCGGACCGACATCACCGAGCGCCGGCCGCGATCCAGCGGCTTGAAGGTCCGCACGTCGATGTCGCCGCCCAGGGCGCCCTCGTCCATGTCGGCGGTCGTGGTCTTGACCACCTCGATCTGGTCGATGACGTCGGCGGGCAGCACCTCGAAGCGGAACTGCCGTCCCCGGAAGCCGCCATTCTCGACGAGGTCGTTCAGGGCGATCGGCCGGCCGTTCAGCAGCACGTTCTGGAACTGCGGCCCCAGCCCCCGGACGCTGACATAGAGGCCGACGCCGCGGTGGCGCTCCAGGCTGACGCCCGGCGCCAGCTGCAGGGCCTCGGCGGCGTTGAAGGCCGGCAGGCGGGCGATGTCCTCGGCGCTGACGGCGTCCAGACTGTAGGCGGCCGCGCGCTTCAGGGCCAGCGACCGGTCCAGGCTCTGCGCATAGGCGGCGTTGATGGTGACCGGTTCGACCAGGGCCGGCGCTTCCGGCGGATTGGCCGGCGAACTGGGCGGCGACGAGGCCGCGACCGACGTGGGCGCATCGGCCAGCAGCACGAAGACGCCGCGCTTGACCTCGCGCACCGACACGTGGGTCCCGGCCACCAGGGTCTCGATCGTCTGGCGCGGCGACAGCCCGCGCGGCGCGGCGCGGCCCGGAAGGCCCGCCAGGGTCGCGGTGTCGAACGCAACCACGACGTCGCGCTGGGCGGCGAAGGCCATGACGCTCTCGGCCAGGGTCGCCGGCGGCCGCTCGCCGGCCCGCGCCGTCGCGGGGACGGCGGCGAGCATCAGGACAAGCGCACGGATGAGGTCGGACGACGGCATGCTGGGACCCGCGCGCGACGCCCCGCGCGCCAGGTCCCACTAGCGTCCTAGCGTGACACTTCGGCGACGAACCCAGGGTCCGCCGCTCGTCCGAGGACGGAACGCCCGGTCCTCAGGCCTTCGGGCGGGTGAAGCGCTCCGGCGCCAGCGCCCGGCGGGTGAAGCGAGCCTCGCGCACCGCCCCCTTGAAGAAGTCGATCCTGTTCATCCGCGCGCCGATCGAGGCGCGGCCCGGCCCCTGTGGCGCATAGGCGATCTCGGCCTCGCCTTGCAGCTCGCCATTCACATACGAGCGATACGTCTTGCCGTCATAGCTCTGGGCGACGTGGAACCACTGGCCAATCGGAAAGCGCTTCTCGGGGAAGATCAGGGTGTGCTTGTAGCCGAGGCCGGTGACGAAGGCGTCCAGCCACCACTCGCCGCCCACGGTGCGGATCTCGAACAGGAAGCGCGTGGTCGAGGGCGGCGCCCCTTCCGGCGCCGTCTCTTGAAGGTGGAACCAGCGTTGGGCCTCGTTCCCGCCGTCCGGACGGAACACCGCCTCGAAGGTCCAGGTCTGGGCCCCGGCCAGCGGGTGCTGCTCGACGAACAGCACGTCCCGGACGCCGTCGAACTGGACGGCCTTGCCGCAAGGGCTGTCGATGATCTTCGGCGCGCCCTCGGCATGGGCCTCGACGCCGCCGATGCGGGTGAGGTTGTCGAAGGTCCAGACAGCCTGGTCGCGCACCTTCCGGGCGGCGCTTGCGGGGGCCGGGATCAGGCTGGCTAAGGGCAGGCTGGCGCCAGCGGCCAAGGCCTCGCGGCGACTCCACTTGAACGTCATATGATCCTCCCCGATCGCCTTTCCAGCCATTCCACTTTGTGGCATAGGCTTCCACATAATGACAATGACACCGGTTGCAGTGGCGTTGTGCGGAGGAAATCACCCATGTTTCGTGTCGTGTCCAACCACCGCACCGTGATCGCCCTGGTTCTCGCCGGCGCTGCCCTGGCGTCGGGCGCGAGCGTCTCGGCCGCTCCGCCTCGCGCGCCGAAGGCCGCCACGGCCAAGCAGGACGTCCTGCCCGCGCCCGACGCGGTCCTGGCCGTACTGAACCGCGCCAATTCCGCCCAGATCAAGGCCATGCGCGCCGAGCCGATCCCGGTCTCGACCGGCGGGGCCGTGCGCGAGATGTCGTCCAACTGGGTCTCGGCTGCGTACTATGTCGGCGCCGCCCGCCTGGCCCGCGTGACCAACGACAAGGAGACCCTGGTCTTTCTCAGCGAGGCGGCCGAGCACTTCAACTACGGCCTGCGCGGGTCGCGCTCGCCCAAGCTGATGCTGAACGCCGACGAATGGGCGATCGGCGACCTCTACGAAGAACTCTACGCCCGCCGCCGCCAGGAAGGCGTGATCATGCCGCTGCGCCAGCGGCTGGACTGGGGCCTGCCCCACCTGGCTCGCCAGCCGATCCCCGAGCACCTGGTCTGGTGGTGGAGCGACGCCCTATTCATGGCCCCGCCCGTCCTGGCGCGGATGAGCGCCCTGACCGGCGATCCGAAATATCTTGAGGCCATGGACAAGCAGTGGTGGCGCACCTTCGCCCGCCTCTACAGCCCGGACGACAGCCTCTATTTCCGCGACGAGCGCTTCGTCGAGCGCCGCGACGACCAGGGCCGCAAGCTGTTCTGGTCGCGCGGCAACGGCTGGGTGATGGGCGGCATGGCCCGCGTGCTGGAGGCGATGCCAGCCGACTACATCCAGCGCCCGCGCTACATCACGGTGTTCCAGGCCATGGCCAAGCGGGTCGCCGGCCTGCAGCGCCCCGATGGCCTGTGGGCGTCCAGCCTGATGCAGCCGGATCTGTTCCCGGAAGCCGAGACCTCGGGCTCGGCCTTCTTCGTCTACGCCCTGGCCTGGGGGATCAATCACGGCGTCCTTGACCGCGCGACCTACCAGCCGGTGGTCGTGAAGGGCTGGAAGGCGCTGGAGGCCCAGGTTCTCCCGAACGGCATGATCGGCGCGGTGCAGAAGACCGGCGACCAGCCGGTGCCGACCGCCGCCACCGACATCGGCCCCTACGGCACGGGCGCCTTCCTGCTGGCGGGGCTGGAGGTGATGGACCTGTCCAAGCCAACGACCGCCCTGCCCCTGGCCGAGCCGGCCCAGGACGCCGCCGACTTCATCGTC
Encoded proteins:
- a CDS encoding Crp/Fnr family transcriptional regulator translates to MTVIPSSSSRAPNTATVEDYRTNKLFRHMSRQEVEALGAQIEHLRYGKGEMIVQRRDEDGGIYLLVDGILLANLYARSGREVGYRRILPGGYFGEISAIDGLPRSVNIVALEDVRLVRLPQRLVLRLFEESPRFMRALLEDMASLTRALTDRLFELTAVSVACRVDIELLRMATAAGGDGETAVIHPCPTHAELAVLVGSQREPVTRELNRLASLNIVRQSGRTLKILDMAALADEVERIGGEL
- a CDS encoding phosphatidylinositol-specific phospholipase C domain-containing protein — its product is MRTLILAVALSVAAFASQAAEPAKINSLRWLGSHNSYRPALDPEAMVHQRQVMGERSRGVEYGHPPIQAQLDLGIRQLEFDPYADATGGLYAAPYASDPAKSAIMKQPGAKVLHAPVIDSRTLCLRLSDCFAEVATWSRAHPGHAPIVIFVNTKEEPFNTPAIPNPPLWTEADLAGIDADAVKAFGRDRIIAPDDVRGARATLRERVTAGGWPTVDGAKGKVLLVLDANPRVEDAYRAGHPSLKGRALFGLYAETEAEAAVFNIQDPRPEENRIKALVAQGFLVRTRSDADTTEARNHDLTRLQSAERSGAQIISTDYYPGAPDPLDLKFEVKPSWFGR
- a CDS encoding TonB-dependent receptor, coding for MSSSKFNSKVRGARCAGAVAVLAFAALAAGQVRAAEVAAAPAAAEPAADAVEEIVVTSYGKSLQAAAQLKRNAEYGLDAVNAEDIGKFPTRNAAEALQLVTGVTIDRQRGAGLYVSVRGLGPQFQYTELNGRSIAVNDLIENGGAKGRQFRFEVLPAELISQIEVVKTPTADMDEGALGGNINIKTFKPFDLGRKAAFSVRETYNDVRKKADPSFSGLGSWTNADNTLGVLASGLYDERHVRNDRLYQVGWNLDKFKSVLGSGFYTPSRTRPTIETEHRKLYSGAVSGQWKPNGDFQTDVDVLVTRLDVDYDEFGLDIYPDDSTFATPQFVAGSQKVVGDTVVGATINNVRWMASRETSLNRHDLAVFGIKQAWTPGAWAFNAEYGYSRARSYHPDGKATTRDRIAFFAPLTYDFSRGYTAIPQLTTTVDYTNPANFVGQAFDYTWKDSRDTDETFRLDGSRVFSGWFTKIAFGAEQHNLNRTYLRRDWVLNDILNVPLTTLGSSFYETMPFSGFLSDFSGNTPRTWVTPTSDAYYNKLYTAAVAAQPWSAADLRNSFIVDQKIHSAYVRGDFKFDLGGLPVSGNLGVRYAKTKQLASGTLTSGSTPVPVGYLKEYSNWLPSLNVKVELRDDLIARFAASRVVNRPNVTDSAPRISVSRDSPTASGGNPDLNPFLADQYDASLEWYPAPTTAVTGAIFVKKMDDYITAQNTTIQVPGRGDILLSTSVNGGDAEIKGFEAAYNQQLSFLPGLLDGLGVQASVTLVDSKANYFAGNRQIKDDLVGLSKRSWNLVGYYEKGPISARLGWFWRSRYLSSIGSTTTAQSYVDAYGSLDGSLSYQITPQYAVTLEGSNLSNEIRYLYGKTKDQPMEIYHWGRTVSLTLRGKF
- a CDS encoding FecR family protein, which encodes MTPSDDMDPRRLLAASLTRPLTTAERTALDAWEAGSAEAREEVARTREVWLAMGLAAEDPTVRALRRSVGRKARPERRPLLAGLGLLAAALVVGVALNAQPQVETYAAPAHAAARLTLADGSHVVLSPGGRLTTRFSRRARDVSLEAGDGFFEVTHDKRRPFAVAASGRTLTVLGTRFNVAGGARLTVSLVQGSLRVSQPGAPSVLLVPGQRYVGASDVGGAAQAGDVRSDAAWTDGRVVLADASLAEAAERLSRVSGRRVALTDPSLARLRLSGSLPIERMDDVGAALEALLPVRAQTTAGGDLIVSPVSRPSAKFSERG
- a CDS encoding RNA polymerase sigma factor codes for the protein MGVLTFRGAAGTRADLPDGPSEAVEANPPMEAPRFEALVSRYRRPLLRFFQRRSVGVEDAEDLTQEVFMRLSQRFSRLHWGNPDGLVFTVASNALIDHERHQRSRQRGRHVEVDPALPADEPTAEATLAGRERLALLVAALDDLHPNARAVFVLCRFENLTQAEAAARLNLSISAVEKHMMNALARLREAIEVSHDA
- a CDS encoding TonB-dependent receptor, yielding MLAAVPATARAGERPPATLAESVMAFAAQRDVVVAFDTATLAGLPGRAAPRGLSPRQTIETLVAGTHVSVREVKRGVFVLLADAPTSVAASSPPSSPANPPEAPALVEPVTINAAYAQSLDRSLALKRAAAYSLDAVSAEDIARLPAFNAAEALQLAPGVSLERHRGVGLYVSVRGLGPQFQNVLLNGRPIALNDLVENGGFRGRQFRFEVLPADVIDQIEVVKTTTADMDEGALGGDIDVRTFKPLDRGRRSVMSVRASEGRAGQVDPSVSGVWSWVDASGRLGVLAGGVVERRRIRNDRLYQTGWNLDRFTSVLGPGLYTPTRTRPTVELEDRRMASGDFTLQWRPTDGLSLDLDLLATRLDAHYDEYGLDIYPDDPSVSSPRFVAGTQGVKGDTVQAGTIDNVRWMASHEISLNRHDLVAVGAHGRWARGAWTLDGDWGYSRARSYHPDGRGTVRARVAFFAPLTYDFSHGLAGGPDLRTTVDYADPANYVGQSFDYTFKDSRDVDETAKLDLLRPIGAFALRLGVESHRRSRDYRRRDWTLDTLVGQPLVGLGSSAYGSTPFADFLSGVDADLPRRWVAPNAQAFYDLLYTPAVAAWPPTAADLRNSFVVEEKIRSAYARLDFEGVALGWPIDGNLGLRYAATRQVSKGVLSSGSDPLPAQWRKAYGDWLPSANLKVQLRDRLYLRLAASRVVSRPNVVDNAPRITIARDTPTANGGNPELDPFLATQLDASIEWYARSGGALTLAAFDRRLDDYITAQNTFIEVPGRGQVLLSTNVNGGQARIQGVELTFAQVFRDLPAPFDGLGVQGSATLVRSQANYFAGDRVIRNALMGLSRSTYSAVVFYEKGRGSVRLGYNWRGSYLTSIGSSITAPATTAAFGSLDGAASWRIDRRATLSLEGVNLTDARRYVYGESRDQPMEIHHWGRYLSARMRWAF
- a CDS encoding LamG domain-containing protein, which gives rise to MTFKWSRREALAAGASLPLASLIPAPASAARKVRDQAVWTFDNLTRIGGVEAHAEGAPKIIDSPCGKAVQFDGVRDVLFVEQHPLAGAQTWTFEAVFRPDGGNEAQRWFHLQETAPEGAPPSTTRFLFEIRTVGGEWWLDAFVTGLGYKHTLIFPEKRFPIGQWFHVAQSYDGKTYRSYVNGELQGEAEIAYAPQGPGRASIGARMNRIDFFKGAVREARFTRRALAPERFTRPKA
- a CDS encoding glycoside hydrolase family 88 protein, which produces MFRVVSNHRTVIALVLAGAALASGASVSAAPPRAPKAATAKQDVLPAPDAVLAVLNRANSAQIKAMRAEPIPVSTGGAVREMSSNWVSAAYYVGAARLARVTNDKETLVFLSEAAEHFNYGLRGSRSPKLMLNADEWAIGDLYEELYARRRQEGVIMPLRQRLDWGLPHLARQPIPEHLVWWWSDALFMAPPVLARMSALTGDPKYLEAMDKQWWRTFARLYSPDDSLYFRDERFVERRDDQGRKLFWSRGNGWVMGGMARVLEAMPADYIQRPRYITVFQAMAKRVAGLQRPDGLWASSLMQPDLFPEAETSGSAFFVYALAWGINHGVLDRATYQPVVVKGWKALEAQVLPNGMIGAVQKTGDQPVPTAATDIGPYGTGAFLLAGLEVMDLSKPTTALPLAEPAQDAADFIVATTPTPALPRTVRGPEEEARHATEMKAVAALAYDPLIEGPGLAPAQVPPAAPGQPTPPKMIYRMAPPPAGQDQPRATVRYAPERYDDILWENDRTAHRIYGPALEQFEPPSTSGIDAWGKSVRYPFMTRQLRTGDQHAYHGEGIDYYNVKTFRGAGGLGVWDGGKLWVSRNWKDYRILKDGPDAAAFRVSYAPWTVGEKRQVWESRTFTLPMGTNFTRMVSTFGSNAKGPITVALGITKAPTAKQAGDLRADKANGVFSFWDVTDPDKGTMGVALLVDPRQIVDVVETDSDWLVLVKVTPGKPFVYYMGAAWDKGLDFHSRADWETYVFAQKPDFNPAR